TTATGATGGTGTGCACTTTTCCCTACTTGAAtgaaaagtttacttaaaatGAGTATGTCTTAGTTGATTTTGTTTGAAGCTGTGTTTATCAGCAGACATGCTAAAGTTGTgtagctatgtgtgtgtgtatttcaaggGTGTGGCTACTGTGCCTGTGTGTTTTCCAGTGACTATGTTCAGAGGGATTAAGGTATAGGAAGGCGGTCGTGTCAACATTTCTGGAGCCAAACTGCTGGGGTAAAATTCTACCTCTGCTTGTccagtgaccttggacaagtcacatcTCTATTTCCTCAACTACAACATGGGAATGAGTTAATATGTGTATAACTCTTAGAGCAATGCCTTGCACACAGTAAATACCCAATAACAGTCTCTGTTAATAAGTGTGATGGCCTCACCTGCTATGCCCTCTGCCAGTTCatccctttcttcctttattctgGCAATACTCTCCTCATGGCAATATACTCCCACACTCACAGGTCTCCTTCCCAATTTCTTCATTCACAAACCCTGCATGCTGTTGTCTATGGGCACCCCATTAGATTGTGAGCTCCTTAGGGGCCCAGAGACCAAGAATGGATCATCATCTCTGGGTGCCAGAGCCCAGGACAGAGTGGGTTCTTGGGAACCACGTGTGGGAATAAGTAAATGTATAAAGACCCTACAGCATTTTTCTGCATCAGGTTAGTGGGCTGACCTTTGGGTATGACTCCCTCTACCTGTCTTTTTCAGCTTGTTTCTGTTTGAGAACCCTTCAGGAAATGCGGGTGTGTCAGAAGTTCTCTTACTGGGTCTGGTCAGGTGCGACGAGTGGTCCCCTAGTAGGTGTGACTGTGAAAGCAAGGGCAGAAGGCATCTGAAACAGGCCAGGAGTGTATGTCCTGGCAGGTGTGGTCTAAGCCTGAGGGCCCCTACCTTGGCCTCTCAAGCACCCGGCTCTCCCCTTCCCCAGACAAGAGGAAGGGCCAGCACATTCCTGGCCTGCCAGCTGcgccctctcctgccctctccctcccctcccccctccaacAAGCTTTCTCCGAAAAGCGGGCCGGGCCGCAGATCGGAGcctgagccttctcctcccatcgGACCTCAGGGCTGCCTCCAAGGCTCGGGCACCCCAAGCCTGAGGTCCCGAGTCCACCCTTCAGACAACCTGCTGCCCTCCTCAGGTCCCCTTCGCGACTAGGCCGAGTGAGCAGAGAGGTGAGCTAAGGGCCAAGGAATCCGGCCTGGgacggcgggggtggggtggggtgtgtgtggaagGGGGTAGATTGTTGGGGTCTGAGCCCTGATTGGCTACGCCTGGGCCACGCCCCTAcccttttcccccttctccccccCTCGTAAGGGGGGCGTGGAGGCAACCAGGATCAGCCAGGGGCCAGCATGAGCCGGAGGGAGGGCAGTCTGGGTAAGGGGCTGAAGGGTCGGATGCCGAGCGCCCGCGGGGAGCAGGGGTCAGAAGGGCTGGAAGCTGGGGTCCGGGTCACCGCCACCCCTAAGTCGGGGAAGGGAGCGGCCTGAGCGGGGGAGAACAGGGCAGCGGTGTCAGGTAACGAGCGGGTGAGTTGTGGGTGAGCTGTGGGAAGGGCCAAGGGCCAGAGTTTAGAGGAGGCTTGGGGCTGTGCCTTCAGAGACTTGGGCTCAGGAGATAGATCATCAGTTCGAGTACATCCTGGGGGAGGACTGGGGTCGTGGCTGGAGCAGGACGCCGGGATCCTGAGTATCGGAAAAGAATCAGAACTGGGAGCCAGAGAGAGGGGTAAAGTTAGGGGAGGAAGTCTTTGGGCCACAGGGGTCGGTGAGTGACAACAAGAAGCGAAAGTTGAGGCTGTTAAGGATGGGGACCCGCGGGGCAAActctggcggggggcggggcggaaGTTGCCGGGCCAGGACTACATTCCCCAGTATGCCCTGGGCATGCGCGCTAGGCATCTCGGGAAATGTAGTCTTCCTCCCGGAGCGCCAACCTCTAACTTGTGATGGTTAAGGCGGATTACTGATTCACTGATGGGGCCCAGTGCCCCGCCCACGGTCTTGGGAGGGCCGTCTGGGAAGGAATGGGACGTCAGtctcctaatctgtaaaatgggcttaaAGGCTCATTTCAGTTTGAAGTTCTGTTCTTTGATGATGCTGAATTCCACCAACAATCACTGAGTTACAGAGACATGTGAGCCCTGCCCTCAAAGTGCTCCCAGGCTGAGGCAGATTCTCCTAGATAAAGGAGCCGTTAAAAGAATCACCTTGAAAGTATGAACTAATGGCCCTTAGTAGAAAGAAGAAGTTAATTTAAAAGTGTATCTGGAGGCTACACTGACGAAGCCGTATTTGAATTTGGCTTTAATAGGATTTCAACACTGGTTTGGGGACAGGGAATGCATTTCAGGTGGATCAACCATTTGGCAAATGTCTGGTGCCCTATTCTCCCTCAGTTGGAATGGGACAGAGCATGCCTGGCTTAAAAATTGGAGAATTCAGAGTGGAACCTCTGGGTTCAGGAAGAGCGAGCCTGGAAGAAGTGGTCAAGAAGCAAGGGGTTGGGGTGCTCTCATTCCTCCCCTGCTTTTCCCACCAGAGGACCCCCAGGCTGACTCCTCAGCCTCACCCCTTACCCACTTGGAGGCCAAGATCCAACAGACACACAGCCTTGCCCGCCTCCTCACCAAATATGCTGAGCAGCTTCTCCAGGAATATGTGAGTGGGGTTGGGGGTACGGGTACCAGAAGCCTGGGGAATGGGGAAGTATAGATTAAGGGGTCCTTGACCACTCATTTTCTCAACCTCTCTTCACAACTGCAGAAACTGGGGCTCCCAAGAGGGGTCAGTAACTGGCCATTGGTCATCATCCAGGAAATTGGAGGAGGactttctctgtgcctcaaaTGTCCCTCCATAGAGGGTCCCTCCTTGGTGCTTTAAGACAGAGGCAACCTGAGAGAGTGAAGGGAAGTTTGGCCTCGGAGTCAGAAAACCTAGGTTCTAGGCTCTGTATGATCTTGTCATCTCACCTCTGTGAGCCTGGATCTCCCCAGGTGTCAAAGGAGGCAGTTGAATAAGAGGAACTATGAACTCTTCTATGTGTGTTATGGAGACGGGCCATTTCAATCTAGGGCAGGGGAATGCCATCCCAAGAGGGCACTTTTACAGAGGAGGGGGGTTTGCCAACACCTTTGGTTGACCGGAGAACTCTGACCAATGAAACAAGGTGGTTCCCCAGATTACTCTGGTGTAGTGGAGGGAGCCTGTAGTTTCGAATCAGATAGACTACAAGCCTGCCAAATGGTGACCTTGGGCAGTGATGATAACATTAGAAATAATAACTTAATAATTATGACAGCAATAGTAGGATAACAAAACTAGGTTTGTAGTCCTACCAGCCTTGGTTCAACTTCCAGCTTCTGCCCCTTCCTAGATCTGTGACCTGGGACAGGTCAGCCTGAGTATCCTCATTTATGAAATCATCACCATTGTCAATACATCCATTATTGGGAAGATTAGGAATAGTGTGTTTAAAGCAGAAGAGACAGTGCCTGAACCAGACGCAACATATTAGCAAAGGATAAATGGTATTGTTATAGTATCTTTACAAATTACAGATCacctttatcttttcatttgttcattctcaTGACAGTTACTCATGGAGCCCCTGGCTGTGTATTAAGCAGGTGGAGAGGTGGGGGAAGATGGGGAAGGGAGTGGAATGGCCTCGGCCCCTGTGCTATCTTCTGTGATTCTCAAGAGGTCCCTGGTAGCAAGGAAGGACAGAGAACTGTCCCTCATCTTATAGAAGAGACTATcgaggctcagagaaggaaagggtTTTGCACCTGACTGCACAGCTAGTGAGTGGTAGAGaacaggatttgaacctgggtctgtaAGATAGCATTAATAAAAGAGGTAACCTTTTTTTGTGCCCTTCTAATGAGTCAGGACCTGCCTTAAGCTTCTTAGCACGCATATAACTACCTTAAGAAGTGGATACGTTTATCATCTCTATGGaggagatgagaaaacaaaggctcTTGTGTAAAGTCCAcagtggtttttgttgttttgtattCTCTGGAACACAGCCATCACTTGTGAGactggggacactgaggccccAGGAGAGGGGTGGAGGGCTGAGTTCCCAGCCGAGGAGCCGCCCTGACTGCCTCGTCTCCGCAGGTGCAGCACCAGGGAGACCCCTTCGGGCTGCCCGGCTTCTCGCCACCGCGGCTGCCGGTGGCCGATCTGAGCGACCCTGCTCCGGGCCACGCGGACCTGCCAGTGCACGAGCGCCTGCGGCTGGACGCGGCGGCGCTGGCTGCGCTGCCGCCGCTACTGGACGCGGTGCGCCGCCTCCAGGCCGAGCTGAACCCGCGCGCGCTGCGCCTGCTGCGGCGCTTGGAGGACGCGGCGCGCCAGGTCCGAGCTCTGGGCGCCGCGGTCGAGGCCCTGCTGGGCGCGCTGGGGGCCGAGAGCCGCGGGCCCGGGCCCGAACacgcggccgccgccgccactGACTCCGCGGGCGTCTTCCCGGCCAAGGTGCTGGGCTTCCGTGTGTGCGGCCTCTACCTCGAGTGGGTGAGCCGCACTGAGGTCGACCTGGGCCAGCTGGCGCCCGGGGGCCCGGCCTGAGCGCCGGGCGCGCGGTCCAGCTCGTGGTCCCCTCCCTGGCCGTCTCcatctctccccatctctgtcaGCATCTCTGTGTCCTCCGACTGTGTCcgtctctctgttttctttctacgcttctccatctctttttctctatGGGTCCTTCTTGTCTCCCTCTACGACTTCCCTTATCTGTCATGTCTTTGCTTCCCTGGAGTTTTCTCCATCACTTGGGTTGCCTCTCTGAGCGTCTTTGTCTTCCCGTCTCTTGTTTCCTCTGGGCCCCCTGGGAGCCTGTGTATATGTCCACCTCATCTCAAGGAAGGGACACCTGTCACTCTGTTTGCCTCTGTCCTTCTCTCTGTCGTTTCCTGGCCAGGAACATGCCTGTTGACCCTGTGGTGGAAGGGCTCCTCCAGACAAATTTCAGCCCCCTTCCCGCAGGGTCACTCCACCTGCTGCTCTCCCTGTCCCCAACCCAGCCCTTGTGGCCCTCCACCCTCTCCCTTTGATgccctccaccccttcccctccctctgccctaaTCCTACACCTTCCCTTCTCCTCAAGTCAGGTttttggagacaaaaaaaaagaagaaaaatctcacccctttgaagagttttatttacgagaataaattaattttttgtatataaaatgtttaaaaagaaccTTGAATTTTCCAGAATATATAGTCGTTGAAAATGGGGAGACACATTTAAGGAGAATAAGATCCTTGGGGTATGACCTGGTCCCCCCAGCCATCCACAAAAGCCACACTATAAAGAGGAGGTTCAGGAGAGCCCCGGGCCACGGATGCCATCTGTCATCCTGAAGTGGATGTGTCCTGAGCAAGAAACAGATGTGACTCGAGTCCTGAGCTTTTCAAACACACATCCATTGACTAGGAAATGAAACACCTTAAGATGGGAAGTTGGAGCAGTGGCCACAGTCAGAGAGGTAGTCTCGAGGAGTAAATGAACTCCAGGGAAAAGGGGGCCTCGTTGCTCAGAAAGTCCATATTTTCATACAGGAAATGAGGTAGATAGACACAAGAAGGCAGTCCCTGGACCTCCCCTAAATGACAGGACGGGGACCAACTATACTCCCCTGTAGagtgggaagtgaaagtgaaaagtgttagtcactcagtcacgtccgactctttgcaaccccatggactgtaagtgAAGCGTCTTCAAAGAGGTATTTCTTTCCACCCAGGAAGTGAGCAACCAGTACTGCTGGAATGGGAATTCATGAGAtgctgtccatggagtcccaCCCAGATCTGGAGGGGAGGCCACAGGACTTAGGCAGGAAGGTCCAGGCATAAGGACTAGAGGCCTTGTTCCCAGAAAATGTTCCAAATATGTGGTACACAAGCCCTGTCTGCTAGACAACATGTGTCTCCTTTCTAGCCAAGGGCAAGGCAGAAAAGAATCCcttgtgagagaaaaaaaaaaagggaagaatcaGCTGTGAAGGGGAAAGGGTTGCAGCCTCTAACAGGAATTCCCATCTCCTCTATTCAGAGTATTTGGCCTTGAGCTCACCCAAGAAAGTCACAGCTCGGTCTGTCCAAAAGCTGTAGTCCCGGATTATTACATACCCTCGACACTTCTTATGGAAGGCCGAGTCCCCGAAGGGGACAGTACCGAGGGGGTTTGCTGGGGGTGTGGGCAGGCCCAGGGCAGTCATGATGCTAACCAACTTGATTGCTAGGCCTTTGGCCTTGAGTCTTGCTTCCCAAAGCTGATCCACCACGATGGAATTGTCATTCAAAGGGCTTATGTCATTCTGGTCACGCACCGCAAGCAGGAGGTGCTGGCTGAAGGACCAAAAGGCCTGCTGGGTGAGGCTCAGACGTACTCCATCTTCCAGGCCATTCCATTTCTCCAAGGGCATGTCGGTTGAAGGCAGGGTTCTGAGTGAGAGTTCGGGGATTGAGAAGCCGGGACGACTAAACGGACGGCCTTGGTGCTCGAGCTGCACGAGAGACAGAGGCAGATGAGAGTGAGGGGACCCAAACGCTGCCCTAGGGTGCCCCTGAATTCACATCTGCCTTCCATGAGACTGGCCTCCTCCTAGGGGAGTCAGCATTCCCTGCCTCTCAGGGAGTTGATGAAATGTGCTAGCGCAGAGCCCCAGGACTCTTAGGCTTCAACTCAGCCTCCTCCACATACAACTTGTGCAACTTTGAATCACAGCTTCAGTAATTCCCACATGGCACTGTAATGGGGAAGATGATAAGATGTAATAgacataaagcacttagcactTGGCTTTCAATTAGGGCGTTAATATCATTCACTAatgacatttatataaatatcatGATCACTATGATTATGTTACTTATTACAGTATCTGCAAGCTAAATATATTAGTGACAATGTGGTTAAAGCcgtattatttcctttttactcACATTCTTCAGTGGTTAATATTTGTTCACTTTTAAATAATCATTGATATGCAGTTATTAATACTGAATTGAAGTATAGTATTATTTAGTTAATGCCTCCTCCATTAAATTTCTCACCTCCACAAACCTAGACCCACAGGATTTTAGTCCACACTGATCAATTCTGTAACTGATAGATCACCTAGTCCTACATCCCCATTTACAAATGGAGAAACTCAGGGTCCTCAAAGCTACCCAGAGGATGGTGGCAGATATGTGACTAGAAATTAgaggaagggacttcccttgtagttcagtggttaagaatctgcctgccaaaccaggggacatgggttcaattcccgcCCCAGAGAGATTCCCCATGCTATGGGGCTCCTGAGCCTGGggaccacaactcctgagccctcaGCCCTAGAGCCTAGGCTtcgtgacaagagaagccaccacaatgagaagcccaagcgccGCAAAGAAGAGGAGCCTGTGCTCCCTACAATTACAGAAACCCTGAGCACAGCGACAGGGACCCAGCATAGCCTACAAGAGAGAGActagactttaaaaaagaaaaatgaaactaggCTAGGTAACTTCGCGTGGACCTAGAATATAGTTCAGTGGAAGAGTCACAAAACCAGGGCCTCCAGGGGCCAGGTAGATCGCATCACCTGGAGAAGAAGCAGATGGGGTGGGAGTGGGCCACAGTGACTGGAGGCCAACAGCACCCCTGTGCCTGTTTCTGACAGGTTTTCATGTGCAAAATTTGAACAAGCATCTCATGGCCTAGACAAAGCATCTGTGGGTCAGACCCAGCCAGCAGGCTGCTGCTTTGAACTTCCAGACAGTTTTGTGACCTCAGGTAAATTATTGCCCCTCTAAAGCTCAGTTTCCTGGCctttccctcatggtccagtggttaagactctgccctccattgcagggggtgtgggttcaatccctggttgaagagctaagatctcacatgcctcgcagccaaGAAACCCAACGGGTAAAACAGAAGCGGTATTGTGACAAAGTCAATAAGGACATTTAAACATGGTCCACATCAGAAAATcaaaaagagggcttccctggtggctcggtggataagaatcctcctgcaaatgcaggagacacaggttcctgatccaggaagatcccacatgtcctagatcagctaagcccgtgggccacagctcctgagcctgtactctagagccagagagttgcaactactgagcccacgcgccaGAACTCCTGAAGCCTTgcgagccctagagcctgtgctgagCAACGAGGGAAGCCGCCGCAGTGAGGAGCCTGCACACGGCAACTCGAGAGTAGCCGccactcgccacaaccagagaggcGCTCAGTGCTCAGTcaccagtcgtgtctgactctctgtgaccccatggaccatggcccgccaggctcctctgtccatgggattctccaggcaagagtactggagtgcgttgtcatttccttctccagtgatagagtgtgaagtgagtgaagtgagtgaagtgaagtcgctcagtccggtccgactctttgccaccccatggtctatagcatAATTGCTCCTCcatcgatgggattttccaggcaagagtattggattAGGTTGCCTTTTTCTTCCCCGAAACTAGAGAAGAACCCAAACTAAATTACAatgatccagcacagccaaaaataaataaaattataaaaatataaaaaaattttaaagtctaagAAAGCCCCCTCAGTACTCTTATTGGTAAAAACAGGTCATAATTCTACCTCTTACGGCTCTCTGAGGAGCCAGTAGGATCATGAGGCTAAATCTCCCAGCATGGCATAGGCTCAGGAAAGCATAGGGCAGGAGGTGACTATGGAAAGACTCATGAGCCTGGAAAAAACTTCCCTCTAGGTGCTTCCTTCAAATCTAACAGTCTTGAGAGGTCAGCCAAGGCACGATCACCATCCCATTTGGCAGATGAGGAAGCTaagacagggagagaaggaatgacctgcccaaggtcacccagccatCAGTGACCTCATTCCTGTGGGCGTGTCTCTAGCTGGCAGAGCCTCTGTACCCCAGGACCCACGGAGGAGGCTTCTTCCAGCCTTGttctgcctcccttccccagggctgggccaggaggggacagcctcctcccctcaccccctgctCATGCCCTGTCACTCACATAAGTCTGCAGCAGGGCTGAAGTCTGCAACTGCATGTTGAGCGCCAGTTTATAGGCTTGGGTGATAGACTCAGCTGTGGACATGGGGGCTCCCAAACTGAGAGGTGGCAGCAGCAGGGTCAGCAGGCAGAAGGGGGCTGGCAGGAAGAAATCAGAGGTCAGCACCAGGTCCCTGACTTCACCTGCTGGTTCACTCATTCATCATAGCAGCCCCTCACATGGATACAACCCTTGTGGTTACAACGGCCTTGTGTGTGCAACTCAGGGCAGGCTCACCCTGTAAGCAGGTTATTTCTAGCCCAGAATATTCCCCTgcgacttccctgatggtccagtggctaatgacctcagctcccaatgcaggaggccccgggttcaatccctggtcagggaactaaccccacatgccacaactgagaatttgcatgccacaacaacTAAGAACCAGCTAATcaaataagataaatttttatttttttctttattttttatttattttattcttttttaatgcaattttatataaataaatattaaaaggaaagaaaaaattcccCTGACCTCCAGACACGTGTATTCAACTTCCCATTTGACATTTTCCCTTGGATGTTAATAAGCATCTCAAGTCAAAATATCCACTGCTCAGCTCTAGTTGCCCTGTTCCCCTCCTTCCCTGGTCTTCCCCATCTCAGAAAAGTGCATGTCCATGCTTCCAGGTGCTCAGGTCAAAGTCACGGGGTCCTCTCGGATGCCTCATTCTCTCCTTCTTGCTATGTTCAACCCACACTAAATCCTGTTGGCTCTGTCCTTAAAAGGTGGCCACGAGGTCTGTGggattttgtgtttgtgtttggtCACACCGTGACACTTTCAGGATCTCAGGTCCCTAACCACAGACTGAACctgggcagtgaaagcccagaatcctaaccaccagaccaccagggaactccctaggTCTGTGTTTCTGGATCCGAGCACTTGTGACAAGCATACCTAGACTCTGTGAAAGCTCATTGAGCTAGATACTTAGGACTTCtgcatgtttctctgtccctatCTGCTATTTTCAATACAAAGTTTTCAAACCTGTGGATTTCCCTgctgggtcagtggtaaagaatccacctgccaacgcaggagagacATGTTTGTTCCTTGGTCTGGGAACATCCCACACACCATGGAGCAACCCTTAATCCCTCGCACAACTACTGTGCCTGTGCCCTAGAggccgggagccacaactactgaagcctgtgtgcctagagcctgcaccaagagaaaccactgcatcGAGAAGTCCACGCATCTTAACTCGAGTGTATCCccaactcactgcaactagagaaagcttgggcacagcaacgaagacccagcacagccataaataaataaaagatgtatTTAGAAGCTATTTGTCTCCCGGCTGCTGTCTCTGCCtccacctctgtctccctctgccaCCTGGAAGCTCCTCAAGTCCAGCTAGATCCCTCCTTTGTCCAAACCTTCCCATGGCTCTCACCTAACACAGTGACTAGTAAAGTCCTCACTGTGGGCTTAAGGCCTGGTCCCTCTTTTCCTCAGCATCCCCTACTCAGACTTTGCCCTTGCTGGGCCCTGCCAGGACCACCTTGCAAACCCACCCAGGGCTTCTCCTTCTGAAACTTCAGGGCTCAACTCAAAGGCCCCTCTGGGGGATGTCCCTGGCGGTCCAAAGCCTAAGActgcactgccaatgcagggcgctcaggttcaatccctggtcagggaacgagatcccacctgccccaactaagacctggtgtagccaaattaaaaacaaaaacaaaaaaacttaaggTCACCAGCAGTGATGGAGATGAGAGGCTGACCAGGATGTCTTCTTTAGCTTCCCTGTCTATATTCCTGACCTCCCAGAAGTTCAGAACTTAAGGGAAGGCCTGAAGTGAAGCTCTGTTCATTCATGTTTTCAACAAACTTGGATCACCGTATTCAAATTCTATCACATCTGTGTGGGTGCTCcctcgtgtccgacactttgcgaccccatggactgtagcccgccaggctcctctgtccatggaattttccaggcaagaatattggagtgggttgccatttccttttccagcggttcttcctgacccagggatcgaacccatgtctcatgtcttctacattggcaggcagattctttaccagtagcgctaACTGGGAAGACACACTGGTATGATAATTTACTTATGATTACATGTACTGTCTGTCTTCAGAAAGAAATCtcattttttgtctgtttctgtaCTGCTGTGTCCCCAATGCTTGGgtttccctgaaagctcagtggtaaagaatccacctgccaatatgggagacgtgggtttgatccctgaatggggcagttcacctggagaaggaaatggcaatccactccagtattcttgtctgggaaataccacggacagagggccctggaggtctccagtccatggggtcacaaaagagttggacacgacttcgcaactaaacagcaacaatagccCCAGTACTTA
The sequence above is drawn from the Cervus canadensis isolate Bull #8, Minnesota chromosome 32, ASM1932006v1, whole genome shotgun sequence genome and encodes:
- the CTF1 gene encoding cardiotrophin-1 isoform X3, coding for MSRREGSLEDPQADSSASPLTHLEAKIQQTHSLARLLTKYAEQLLQEYVQHQGDPFGLPGFSPPRLPVADLSDPAPGHADLPVHERLRLDAAALAALPPLLDAVRRLQAELNPRALRLLRRLEDAARQVRALGAAVEALLGALGAESRGPGPEHAAAAATDSAGVFPAKVLGFRVCGLYLEWVSRTEVDLGQLAPGGPA
- the CTF1 gene encoding cardiotrophin-1 isoform X1 codes for the protein MSRREGSLGFQHWFGDRECISGGSTIWQMSGALFSLSWNGTEHAWLKNWRIQSGTSGFRKSEPGRSGQEARGWGALIPPLLFPPEDPQADSSASPLTHLEAKIQQTHSLARLLTKYAEQLLQEYVQHQGDPFGLPGFSPPRLPVADLSDPAPGHADLPVHERLRLDAAALAALPPLLDAVRRLQAELNPRALRLLRRLEDAARQVRALGAAVEALLGALGAESRGPGPEHAAAAATDSAGVFPAKVLGFRVCGLYLEWVSRTEVDLGQLAPGGPA
- the CTF1 gene encoding cardiotrophin-1 isoform X2, with protein sequence MSGALFSLSWNGTEHAWLKNWRIQSGTSGFRKSEPGRSGQEARGWGALIPPLLFPPEDPQADSSASPLTHLEAKIQQTHSLARLLTKYAEQLLQEYVQHQGDPFGLPGFSPPRLPVADLSDPAPGHADLPVHERLRLDAAALAALPPLLDAVRRLQAELNPRALRLLRRLEDAARQVRALGAAVEALLGALGAESRGPGPEHAAAAATDSAGVFPAKVLGFRVCGLYLEWVSRTEVDLGQLAPGGPA
- the LOC122433555 gene encoding cardiotrophin-2-like, yielding MSEPAGEVRDLVLTSDFFLPAPFCLLTLLLPPLSLGAPMSTAESITQAYKLALNMQLQTSALLQTYLEHQGRPFSRPGFSIPELSLRTLPSTDMPLEKWNGLEDGVRLSLTQQAFWSFSQHLLLAVRDQNDISPLNDNSIVVDQLWEARLKAKGLAIKLVSIMTALGLPTPPANPLGTVPFGDSAFHKKCRGYVIIRDYSFWTDRAVTFLGELKAKYSE